The DNA region ATCTTTCGCAAGAAAATAGTATTGTTAGAGGTCGAGAGATTAGATATTATGTAGAAACAGAAAGAATAGAAGCATATGGTGTAAGCGGTTCTATGTCTGAGTGATTTGTTATTATGAAAAAAATATTCTTTCTTACACTATTTATTATATCTATTATCTGCTCTTGCAATAAAACTATAAAACCGTTAAATAAAAATAAAGAATATGTTGTAAATATTACATATGTTAAAGATAATAATCTAGCCGCATTAAATCCGTCAGATTTTTTTTATATTTTTAATTCAAAACTTCCATTATTAACTTATGAATTATTAGGTTATAGAATAAAATATGTATTAAAAGAAGGAATTAATGCTGAAGACTTTTATAAGAACAATAGAAAACTTTTAAATAAGAATATTGAACTTTTTAAAAGAGATTATATTGATATAAAAAAAACAAGTAATAGTATTTTAGCAAAAAATATTCTTTACTATTCTCTTTCTAATGAAACCTACAGTAGCCTAAAAACTTTATTTAATTATGATAGTTCAACAACCTCATTAGAGGAATTAGCTTCAAATATAGCACCTAGTTTTAAACAAAATATATTAACCCTCTGGAATACACCATTACCAAACGGAAAAAATTACTTAGAGAAGATATTGTAGCTATGTATACAGCACAGTATTGGAGAGTTATAGGAAGTGCCTTAAAAGATTCTAAAATAGATTCGCATATTATAATAATAAATATGCCTATAACAGCGAACTATAAAGGAGCTGATGCTAAAGCTATATCTGAGGCTGGAATAATAGATAGGTTAGTACTTGAAAATAAAAATATTGAAAATACAAAGTCTTTAGCTGTAATTAGCACTTATCCTTTTTTATCTAATAATAAAGTTTTTGTATCTCAAAGAGGTGTTGTGAAAATTGATAGCAAAACTTTAAATGATATATTTGCTTATTATATACTTCAAACTATTGCTATGATGTTTAATAAATATGATATACATACAGAAGAAAAACATTCTATTATGTCTGAAGTTGAAAATTTTAACTATATTAATTGGTATAATAATATTATAAATTATGAGTTAAGAGCTCCATATAAAGGGTTAAAATATTATAAAGATAGTATAAAATATTAATTAGTTTTTATAATATCTGCTATAATATTCATAGCTTTTCATTACTCTTTCAACATAAAACTCTGTCTCTTCTATATCTATAAACCTTGCAGTACGATACATATTATTTGTACCATATTCTTTTTTCCATCTGTTTCCTCTTCCAGAACCAGCATTATAGCTAGCAGCAACTAATGCATAATTACTAGCATTTTGACTTTGGAATAACCAGCTTAAATGCGATATGCCAATATTAATATTTTGTTTAGCATCTGTTAAGTTTAGAGGGTTATATCTATATCTTGATTTTTTATTTTCAGCAGCGGCAGTTGTAGGCATTAATTGCATAAGCCCCATTGCCCCAACATAAGATTTTGCTTTTACATCAAATAAACTCTCTTCTCTCATTATAGAGTATACAAAATTTGGCTCTATTTTATAATATTTTGCCTCAGGTACAACATATTCATCAAAGTATCTAGGATAAACATATTTTCTAAACTCATCTGGAAGTAAATCCACATTGTCATAATAATTATATCCAAAATATTTTCCTATATTAGCACAAATCTGCATAAATCTCTTTGTGTTTAATGATGACTTATATATCTTTTCTGCATAATAAAATAAAGGATAAGTAACCTGTGTTTTTTGATAAACTGTATTAAATTCTCTATAAGCATTGTCCATATCACCATAATAATATAATAATATAGGTTTGTTTACTTCCTCTCTTGTTTGCAAAGATAATTCATTGAATATTTCATTTTCTTTTTTATTAGAATAAAAGTCTTGAACAAATTTATTTTGCATAAATATTTCTTTAGCTATAGCTCTTGCTTCTTTTACTAAATTATCTTCTTTTTTAGTTACTATATAATCTATAAACTGCATTTTATCAAGCATTTGCATAGTTTGGGTATAATTTGAATCAGCATAATATTTTTTTGCTTCGTTTAAATAGTAAGTATTGCTTTTAGAAACATTGTTTATCATTTCATCAGTTGCTAAACTTAAAGCTCCTTTTACATAAAAAGGATTTTTACTTTCAAGCAGACTTTTCATTATATACTTATCTCTTGTTTCAGTATCACCCAATTCTTCAGCAGCCCACATATACCATGATAATACAAAGTCATGTCTGTATTTTGGATATATTTTGTCTAATTCATTAATTGCATAATATGTTTCTGTTTTATTTTTTAATTTTAATGCCTTTCTTAAATAACTTTTTAATGAAAGTTCTGTATATCTATTGTTATGGAAATTCTTTAGAGAGTTTGTCAAATATTTTTTAGCTTCAGGCAAATTATTATTATTTAAACTTATATTAATAAAGCTATTATAAATTCTTGGCACATAACTATCTTTTGGATAATTTCTTAAAAAAGTATTATATAACTCTCTCGCTTTAGTATAATTTTTTAGCCTTTCATAATTATTAGCATTCCAATAAATTGCTAGTTTTCTATATTCTTTATTGTTGGTATTAGCAAGATATTCATTAAATAATGTAGAAGCACTTTCTCTGTTTCCTGCTAATTGATTAATTCTTGCTTTATAATATATTGAATTGTTTTTGTAGGCATTAAGTTCTATAAGATTATTAAAATATTTTAAAGCGGCAGTTCTATATCCAGCATCATATAATTCTACAGCTGCTTTATATTTTATATTATTATTAAAATTATATATCTCTTCTTCAAAATTATTATTTAAATATATTAAAGCTTCTCTGTTTATGTATTTTTTAGTTAACTCTAATGCTATTAATTTTGCTTTATTAGTGTCTTCAGTTTCTTTCATTGCTTTTAATCCAACAAACTCTTTTATCCATTTTTGTTTGTTGCTGTTGAAAAAATTACTTATAGGATAATCATCTTTGTAGAACTCTGCTAATGCTTTATATTGTTCAGCAAAAGGGTATAATGATGACCTTGGATATTCTGTCATAAGTTTAGAATATAAATCTATTGCCTCATCATACATATTAGTACTTAAAGCACTTTTTGCTCCATAATATATAATATAATCTCTTATTAATAAATCATTGCTGCTGTTTATTAGATTTGTAAATTGTGCATATGCTTTTTTATATTGCTTATCATTATATAGTTTTAATGCACTGCCGTAATTTAGTTTATTCTTTGATACTATATCAGGTATATATGCTTTCCCTTGAGCACCTAATCCGGAAGTCATTATTATAATAATTAATTCAAAAAGTATAACAAAGATAATAATATTCTTTTTCATAAACACCTACTAATATATATTATA from Brachyspira pilosicoli P43/6/78 includes:
- a CDS encoding transglycosylase SLT domain-containing protein, producing MKKNIIIFVILFELIIIIMTSGLGAQGKAYIPDIVSKNKLNYGSALKLYNDKQYKKAYAQFTNLINSSNDLLIRDYIIYYGAKSALSTNMYDEAIDLYSKLMTEYPRSSLYPFAEQYKALAEFYKDDYPISNFFNSNKQKWIKEFVGLKAMKETEDTNKAKLIALELTKKYINREALIYLNNNFEEEIYNFNNNIKYKAAVELYDAGYRTAALKYFNNLIELNAYKNNSIYYKARINQLAGNRESASTLFNEYLANTNNKEYRKLAIYWNANNYERLKNYTKARELYNTFLRNYPKDSYVPRIYNSFINISLNNNNLPEAKKYLTNSLKNFHNNRYTELSLKSYLRKALKLKNKTETYYAINELDKIYPKYRHDFVLSWYMWAAEELGDTETRDKYIMKSLLESKNPFYVKGALSLATDEMINNVSKSNTYYLNEAKKYYADSNYTQTMQMLDKMQFIDYIVTKKEDNLVKEARAIAKEIFMQNKFVQDFYSNKKENEIFNELSLQTREEVNKPILLYYYGDMDNAYREFNTVYQKTQVTYPLFYYAEKIYKSSLNTKRFMQICANIGKYFGYNYYDNVDLLPDEFRKYVYPRYFDEYVVPEAKYYKIEPNFVYSIMREESLFDVKAKSYVGAMGLMQLMPTTAAAENKKSRYRYNPLNLTDAKQNINIGISHLSWLFQSQNASNYALVAASYNAGSGRGNRWKKEYGTNNMYRTARFIDIEETEFYVERVMKSYEYYSRYYKN